CGAGGCCGCCACGGTGCTGTCGACCGACGACTCGGCGGGATTCGTGAACGGCCTGCTGGCGAAAATCGCGCAGAACAAGCCCCAGGGCGGAGAGGCAGACCGATGAAGCGGACACTGCGCATCCTGATCGCTGCCGCGCTCGCGGCCGCTGTGACCACCGGGGCCGCGGCGTGCTCCCTGCTCGGTGGCAGCGCGAATGTGCCGCTCGCGACGGCCAAACCGCCGACGGGCGCCGATGGGGCCGTGAACTTCGACGGACGTTTCATCAGCGCCGGGTCGGGTGTGAAGAAAGTCGATGTGTGGTTCGATCCGATGTGCCCGGTGTGTGGCGCCTTCGAGAAGTCGAACGGCGAGACGCTCGCGAACGCGGTCAAAGACGGTTCGATCACGCTCCGGCTGCACCCGCTGACTTTTCTCGACGCCCTCTCCAACGGCACCGGATACTCGACGCGTGCGGCCGCGGCGCTGACCTGCGTCGGGGTCCACGACTCCGACAAGGCGCTCGACTACTACCAGGCGCTCTTCACCGACCAGCCCGAGGAGAACTCCAACGGTCTGACGGACGCTGAGCTCGCCAAGCGCGCGACCGATCGCGGGATCGCCGATATCTCCGGTTGCGTCGACCGCAGCGGACCGTACCGGGCGTGGGCACAGGCGAACACCGCGCACTCGCAGTCCGGGCCGATCGAGGTGGATGGCAAGAAGGTCCTCGACTCGATCGAGGGCACGCCGACTGTCCTGGTGAATGGGAAGCAGTTC
This genomic window from Leifsonia xyli subsp. cynodontis DSM 46306 contains:
- a CDS encoding DsbA family protein; translated protein: MKRTLRILIAAALAAAVTTGAAACSLLGGSANVPLATAKPPTGADGAVNFDGRFISAGSGVKKVDVWFDPMCPVCGAFEKSNGETLANAVKDGSITLRLHPLTFLDALSNGTGYSTRAAAALTCVGVHDSDKALDYYQALFTDQPEENSNGLTDAELAKRATDRGIADISGCVDRSGPYRAWAQANTAHSQSGPIEVDGKKVLDSIEGTPTVLVNGKQFTGSITDAKAFETFLGN